The proteins below come from a single Streptococcus hyointestinalis genomic window:
- a CDS encoding MFS transporter — MLLTPSIKKLLTERPLKMTDNKDAEGVKGEFDRLWSSLSLAVKELTSVPELRLSMIIVPVVNSIFVVLPSLLVLMMSQDRAFMLGNASITLAAVNIAMTVGMIVGSILVMNLLKKMSILSLLRMGTLGVFLMFFSLFLRQPYFLLVFLALTGIATGAINPKYNALIYNRLPEEQLATIEGGLMTYFQLGTVFSRLLVSTLILVLTVNQLVLLFLLAAFFLLLYSLKRVPLMTVDEDNKNI, encoded by the coding sequence GTGCTTCTAACCCCCTCTATTAAAAAATTGTTGACAGAAAGACCTCTGAAAATGACAGACAATAAAGATGCAGAAGGTGTAAAGGGCGAATTTGATCGCTTGTGGTCAAGTCTTTCACTGGCTGTCAAAGAGCTTACAAGCGTTCCAGAATTGCGCTTATCTATGATAATTGTTCCAGTTGTCAATAGTATTTTCGTCGTTTTGCCGTCTTTACTAGTTTTGATGATGTCTCAGGATAGAGCTTTTATGCTGGGAAATGCTTCGATCACACTTGCTGCTGTTAATATCGCAATGACAGTGGGGATGATTGTGGGCAGTATTTTGGTGATGAATCTTTTGAAGAAGATGAGCATTTTATCTCTATTGCGCATGGGGACGCTGGGTGTTTTTCTCATGTTTTTCAGCCTTTTTCTTCGTCAGCCTTATTTCTTGCTAGTATTTCTAGCCCTTACAGGTATTGCTACTGGCGCTATCAATCCTAAATACAATGCTTTAATCTACAATCGCCTGCCAGAAGAGCAGTTGGCTACGATTGAGGGTGGTTTAATGACTTATTTTCAGCTAGGGACTGTTTTTTCTCGTCTGCTTGTTTCAACTTTGATTCTCGTGTTAACGGTGAATCAGTTAGTACTTCTGTTTCTGCTTGCTGCCTTTTTCTTACTCCTTTATAGTTTGAAAAGAGTGCCTCTTATGACTGTTGATGAAGATAATAAAAATATTTAG
- the typA gene encoding translational GTPase TypA, with protein sequence MTKLREDIRNVAIIAHVDHGKTTLVDELLKQSHTLDERKELEERAMDSNDLEKERGITILAKNTAVAYNGTRINIMDTPGHADFGGEVERIMKMVDGVVLVVDAYEGTMPQTRFVLKKALEQNLTPIVVVNKIDKPSARPEEVVDEVLELFIELGADDDQLEFPVVYASAINGTSSLSDNPADQEHTMAPIFDTIIEHIPAPVDNSDEPLQFQVSLLDYNDFVGRIGIGRVFRGTVKVGDQVTLSKLDGTTKNFRVTKLFGFFGLERREIQEAKAGDLIAVSGMEDIFVGETITPTDAIEPLPVLRIDEPTLQMTFLANNSPFAGREGKYVTSRKVEERLLAELQTDVSLRVEATDSPDKWTVSGRGELHLSILIETMRREGYELQVSRPEVIIKEIDGVKMEPFERVQIDTPEEYQGAVIQSLSERKGEMLDMQSTGNGQTRLIFLAPARGLIGYPTEFLSMTRGYGIMNHTFDQYMPVINAEIGGRHRGALVSIDTGKATTYSIMSIEERGTIFVNPGTEVYEGMIIGENSRENDLTVNITKAKQMTNVRSATKDQTAVIKTPRILTLEESLEFLNDDEYMEVTPESIRLRKQILDKNARAKAAKKKKMAAED encoded by the coding sequence ATGACAAAACTAAGAGAAGACATTCGTAATGTCGCTATTATTGCCCACGTTGACCACGGTAAAACAACCTTGGTTGATGAGTTGTTGAAACAATCCCACACACTCGATGAGCGTAAAGAGCTCGAAGAGCGTGCCATGGACTCAAACGACCTTGAAAAAGAGCGTGGTATCACGATTTTGGCGAAAAATACTGCCGTAGCTTACAACGGCACACGTATCAACATCATGGATACCCCAGGACACGCAGACTTCGGTGGTGAGGTTGAGCGTATCATGAAAATGGTAGACGGTGTTGTCCTAGTCGTCGATGCCTACGAAGGTACTATGCCACAAACCCGCTTCGTCTTGAAAAAAGCTCTTGAGCAAAACTTGACCCCAATCGTTGTGGTCAATAAAATCGACAAACCATCTGCTCGCCCAGAAGAAGTTGTTGATGAAGTGCTTGAGCTCTTTATCGAACTTGGTGCTGATGATGACCAGCTAGAGTTCCCAGTAGTTTACGCTTCAGCTATCAATGGAACATCATCTCTATCAGACAATCCAGCTGACCAAGAGCACACAATGGCACCTATCTTTGATACCATCATCGAGCACATCCCAGCACCAGTGGACAACTCAGATGAACCATTGCAGTTCCAAGTGTCTCTTCTTGACTACAATGATTTTGTGGGACGTATCGGTATCGGACGTGTTTTCCGTGGGACAGTTAAGGTCGGTGACCAAGTAACTCTTTCAAAACTTGATGGCACAACCAAAAACTTCCGTGTCACAAAACTCTTTGGTTTCTTTGGTCTTGAACGTCGTGAAATCCAAGAAGCAAAAGCAGGTGATTTGATTGCGGTCTCTGGTATGGAGGACATCTTTGTCGGTGAGACTATCACCCCAACAGACGCTATCGAACCACTACCAGTGCTTCGTATTGATGAGCCTACGCTTCAGATGACCTTCCTTGCTAACAACTCTCCATTTGCAGGGCGTGAAGGAAAATACGTGACATCACGTAAGGTTGAAGAGCGCTTGCTTGCTGAGCTTCAAACAGACGTTTCCCTTCGTGTTGAAGCGACGGATTCACCAGATAAATGGACAGTTTCAGGTCGTGGGGAGTTGCACTTGTCTATTCTCATTGAGACTATGCGTCGTGAAGGGTACGAGCTTCAAGTGTCTCGTCCAGAAGTTATCATCAAAGAGATTGATGGTGTGAAGATGGAGCCGTTTGAGCGTGTCCAAATCGACACTCCTGAAGAATATCAAGGTGCTGTCATCCAATCACTTTCTGAGCGTAAGGGTGAGATGCTTGATATGCAATCAACTGGTAATGGGCAAACACGTTTGATTTTCCTAGCGCCAGCACGTGGTTTGATTGGATACCCAACTGAGTTTCTTTCTATGACACGTGGTTACGGGATTATGAACCACACCTTTGACCAGTACATGCCAGTTATCAATGCTGAAATTGGTGGACGTCACCGTGGTGCTCTTGTCTCCATCGATACTGGTAAGGCAACGACTTACTCTATCATGTCTATTGAAGAGCGTGGAACAATCTTTGTTAACCCAGGTACAGAAGTTTACGAAGGGATGATTATCGGGGAGAACTCTCGTGAAAACGACCTTACTGTAAATATCACCAAGGCAAAACAAATGACCAATGTCCGCTCTGCAACAAAAGACCAGACAGCTGTCATTAAAACACCACGTATCTTAACACTGGAAGAATCGCTTGAGTTCCTAAACGATGACGAGTACATGGAAGTAACACCAGAGTCTATCCGCTTGCGTAAGCAAATCTTGGATAAAAATGCACGTGCTAAAGCGGCTAAAAAGAAAAAAATGGCTGCTGAAGACTAA
- a CDS encoding cell division protein FtsQ/DivIB: MSDKKHEQEKKAKEQKSAENAESKEQKAPLTEWQQRNLEFLAKKKQEKEAKEQQKKEERLEKLARYGKVPKEEEEQEEAAKQESDKDKPKKKTKKTKVKKVKEKKELTKRQKALIKALPVLIVSVLLIAISLFMISPYSKEKTVTVKGSAHTASETVIKEANIKSSDYIFSLLLHPKRYETRLKAANPWVSSAKLSYQFPNHFTLTVKEYSVVGYVQTDAGYQPLLSSGETASVVAVTDLPATYITITLTDKTMLKELAKDLMALDKTLRDSIETIALAGSSSTSDLLTLTMRDGNTVRVPLSEMTTKLPYYSKIKDKLTAPAIVDMEVGIYTTTADIEANNTATTAEATAESSETTTENSEAAAETQQTESAESTTAENQEDSTSQTETAQTTEGQ, translated from the coding sequence ATGTCTGATAAAAAACATGAACAGGAAAAAAAGGCAAAAGAGCAAAAAAGCGCTGAAAATGCTGAGAGCAAAGAGCAAAAAGCTCCTTTGACAGAATGGCAGCAGCGTAATCTAGAGTTTTTAGCCAAAAAAAAGCAAGAAAAAGAAGCTAAAGAGCAACAAAAAAAAGAAGAACGTCTAGAAAAGTTAGCACGCTACGGCAAGGTTCCAAAGGAAGAAGAGGAGCAAGAAGAAGCAGCTAAGCAAGAGAGTGACAAGGACAAGCCTAAAAAGAAAACCAAGAAAACTAAGGTTAAAAAGGTCAAAGAAAAAAAAGAGTTGACCAAACGTCAAAAGGCACTCATCAAGGCTCTGCCTGTTCTGATTGTTTCGGTTCTTTTGATTGCTATTTCTCTTTTTATGATTTCGCCTTACAGTAAGGAAAAAACAGTTACTGTCAAAGGGAGTGCTCATACTGCGTCTGAGACAGTTATCAAAGAGGCAAATATCAAATCGTCCGATTACATTTTCTCGCTTTTGTTACATCCTAAAAGATATGAAACCCGCTTAAAAGCAGCTAATCCTTGGGTGTCGTCAGCAAAACTCAGCTATCAATTTCCCAATCACTTTACCTTAACGGTTAAGGAATACTCGGTGGTTGGTTATGTACAGACAGACGCAGGTTATCAGCCACTTCTCTCAAGTGGCGAGACTGCTTCTGTCGTTGCAGTAACTGACCTGCCAGCGACTTATATCACGATTACCTTGACAGACAAGACAATGTTAAAAGAGTTGGCTAAGGACTTGATGGCGCTCGATAAAACGCTTCGTGATAGCATTGAGACGATTGCTTTAGCAGGCTCAAGTTCAACCAGTGATTTATTGACCTTGACCATGCGTGATGGCAATACGGTGCGTGTACCACTGTCTGAGATGACGACTAAATTACCATATTATAGTAAGATTAAAGACAAACTCACCGCACCAGCTATTGTTGATATGGAAGTGGGCATCTACACGACGACAGCTGACATTGAGGCAAATAATACAGCAACCACTGCAGAAGCGACCGCTGAAAGTTCAGAAACGACGACTGAAAACTCAGAAGCTGCTGCTGAAACACAACAAACAGAAAGTGCAGAGAGTACAACTGCTGAAAATCAGGAAGACTCAACAAGTCAGACAGAAACAGCCCAAACAACAGAAGGACAGTAG
- a CDS encoding UDP-N-acetylglucosamine--N-acetylmuramyl-(pentapeptide) pyrophosphoryl-undecaprenol N-acetylglucosamine transferase: MTKKIVFTGGGTVGHVTLNLILIPKFIKDGWEVHYIGAKGGIEHEQIKQSGLDVTFHAIATGKLRRYFSWQNMSDVFKVSFGIAQSIGILAKIRPQALFSKGGFVAVPPVIAAKTLGIPVFVHESDLSMGLANRIAYKFATTMYSTFEQSEALTKVKHVGAVTKVSATKNETSPQLEEIKAHFNPDLKTILFIGGSAGAKVFNDFVSREDTLTQHFNVINITGDSSLNVLDENCYRVDYVTDLYQPLMDMADVVITRGGSNTIFELLAMQKLHIIVPLGREASRGDQLENAAYFEKKGYAKQLLEEDFTLENLEQAIADVIEHKEDYIAHMQASHELKTPDDFYQLLTDDISKTIKES; encoded by the coding sequence ATGACTAAAAAAATCGTCTTTACCGGTGGAGGAACTGTCGGTCATGTGACCTTGAATCTCATTCTCATCCCAAAGTTTATCAAAGATGGCTGGGAAGTGCACTATATCGGTGCTAAAGGTGGTATTGAGCATGAGCAGATTAAACAGTCTGGGCTTGATGTGACTTTTCATGCTATAGCGACTGGAAAATTACGCCGTTATTTCTCTTGGCAAAATATGTCTGATGTCTTTAAAGTGAGCTTTGGAATTGCTCAGTCTATTGGGATTTTAGCGAAAATCAGACCGCAAGCACTCTTTTCAAAGGGAGGTTTTGTGGCGGTTCCGCCAGTTATTGCAGCTAAAACGCTAGGTATCCCTGTCTTTGTGCATGAGTCTGACCTGTCTATGGGCTTAGCTAACAGAATTGCCTACAAATTTGCAACGACCATGTACAGCACTTTTGAGCAAAGTGAAGCCTTAACCAAGGTCAAACACGTCGGTGCCGTTACAAAGGTCTCAGCAACTAAAAATGAAACCTCTCCTCAGCTTGAGGAGATTAAAGCGCACTTCAATCCAGACTTAAAGACTATTTTATTTATCGGTGGTTCAGCTGGTGCCAAGGTGTTCAATGACTTTGTTAGCCGTGAAGATACCTTAACTCAGCATTTTAATGTCATCAATATCACAGGGGACTCAAGTCTCAACGTTTTAGATGAAAACTGCTATCGTGTGGATTATGTGACTGACCTCTACCAGCCCTTGATGGATATGGCAGATGTCGTCATCACACGAGGTGGCTCCAACACGATTTTTGAACTGTTAGCCATGCAGAAACTGCATATCATTGTGCCACTAGGGCGTGAAGCTAGTCGTGGTGACCAGCTGGAAAACGCTGCTTACTTTGAGAAAAAAGGCTACGCCAAGCAGTTGCTTGAGGAAGATTTTACCTTGGAAAATCTTGAGCAGGCAATAGCTGATGTGATAGAGCACAAGGAAGATTACATTGCCCACATGCAGGCAAGCCATGAGCTGAAAACCCCAGATGATTTTTACCAACTGCTGACAGATGACATTTCAAAAACAATAAAGGAAAGCTAA
- the ftsZ gene encoding cell division protein FtsZ, with amino-acid sequence MAFSFDSASVQGAVIKVIGVGGGGGNAINRMIDEGVAGVEFIAANTDIQALSSSKAETVIQLGPKLTRGLGAGGQPEVGRKAAEESEEALTEALTGADMVFITAGMGGGSGTGAAPVIARIAKSLGALTVAVVTRPFGFEGNKRSSFAMEGIDELREQVDTLLIISNNNLLEIVDKKTPLLEALSEADNVLRQGVQGITDLITNPGLINLDFADVKTVMANKGNALMGIGIGSGEERITEAARKAIYSPLLETTIDGAEDVIVNVTGGMDMTLTEAEEASEIVGQAAGKGVNIWLGTSIDMDMKDEIRVTVVATGVRKDKTKAPQSASRQNPQQAAGAKYAQETRQNSTFDRQQNFDMPMQREMPTTQQATLQNQQTNAFGNWDLRRNDISRPTEGELDSQLSMSTFSDTDDADDELETPPFFKNR; translated from the coding sequence ATGGCATTTTCATTTGATTCAGCATCTGTTCAGGGTGCGGTGATAAAAGTAATTGGTGTCGGCGGTGGTGGCGGAAACGCCATCAATCGCATGATTGACGAAGGTGTGGCAGGCGTTGAGTTTATCGCTGCCAATACAGATATTCAAGCACTTTCAAGTTCTAAAGCAGAAACTGTTATTCAGCTTGGACCAAAATTAACACGTGGTCTAGGTGCTGGAGGTCAACCTGAGGTTGGTCGTAAAGCCGCAGAAGAAAGTGAAGAAGCATTGACGGAAGCATTAACTGGCGCTGATATGGTCTTTATCACAGCAGGTATGGGAGGTGGCTCTGGTACTGGTGCAGCTCCTGTTATCGCTCGTATCGCTAAAAGCCTTGGTGCGTTGACAGTGGCTGTTGTGACACGACCATTTGGCTTTGAAGGAAATAAACGTAGTTCCTTTGCTATGGAAGGAATTGATGAGCTTCGTGAACAAGTGGATACCTTGTTGATTATCTCAAACAATAATCTTCTTGAGATTGTTGATAAAAAGACACCACTTCTTGAAGCGCTTAGCGAAGCGGATAATGTCCTTCGTCAAGGTGTGCAAGGGATTACAGACTTGATTACAAATCCAGGGCTTATCAACCTTGACTTTGCAGACGTTAAGACTGTTATGGCAAATAAAGGGAACGCCCTTATGGGTATTGGTATCGGCTCTGGTGAAGAGCGTATCACAGAAGCAGCTCGTAAAGCGATCTACTCACCACTTCTTGAAACAACTATCGATGGTGCTGAGGATGTTATCGTTAACGTCACAGGTGGTATGGACATGACGCTTACAGAAGCTGAAGAAGCCTCTGAAATTGTCGGACAAGCAGCAGGTAAAGGTGTCAACATCTGGCTTGGTACATCTATTGACATGGATATGAAAGATGAAATTCGTGTCACTGTTGTTGCTACTGGTGTTCGTAAAGATAAGACAAAAGCACCGCAAAGTGCTAGTCGCCAAAATCCTCAACAAGCAGCAGGTGCAAAGTACGCACAAGAGACACGTCAAAATTCAACCTTTGATCGTCAACAAAACTTTGATATGCCAATGCAACGTGAGATGCCAACAACTCAGCAAGCAACTCTCCAAAATCAACAAACAAATGCTTTTGGTAACTGGGATTTGCGCCGCAACGACATTTCACGTCCAACAGAAGGTGAGCTCGATAGTCAGCTTTCTATGTCAACATTCTCTGATACAGACGATGCTGATGATGAGCTTGAAACACCACCATTCTTTAAAAACCGTTAA
- the murD gene encoding UDP-N-acetylmuramoyl-L-alanine--D-glutamate ligase yields the protein MKKITQFENQKVLVLGLARSGEAAARLLSQLGAIVTVNDSKPFDENPMAQSLLEEGIKVICGNHPLELLDENFALMVKNPGIRYDNPMVEKALDKGIPVITEVELAYLVSEAPIIGITGSNGKTTTTTMIADVLNAGGKHALLSGNIGFPASEVVKTATKDDTLVMELSSFQLMGVRAFHPRMAVITNLMPTHIDYHGSFENYVAAKWHIQDQMTADDYLILNANQDLAKTLAQKTQATVVFFSTKEKVDGAYLEHGFLCFKGEKVMEASHLGIPGSHNIENALATIAVAKLSGIENNVIVDTLSAFGGVKHRLQKLGSINGVLFYNDSKSTNILATQKALSGFDNSKVILIAGGLDRGNEFDDLVGDIKGLKHMVILGESAPRVKRAADKASVAYCDASDVKDAAIRAFELASEGDVVLLSPANASWDMYPNFEVRGDEFIAAFEGLKGAQHD from the coding sequence ATGAAAAAAATAACGCAGTTTGAAAATCAAAAAGTTCTTGTCCTAGGCTTGGCACGCTCTGGTGAAGCGGCAGCTCGTCTTTTGAGTCAGCTAGGAGCTATTGTCACTGTGAATGACAGCAAGCCTTTTGATGAAAACCCAATGGCGCAGTCCTTGCTTGAAGAAGGTATCAAGGTCATCTGTGGCAATCATCCGCTAGAATTGTTAGATGAAAATTTTGCCCTCATGGTGAAAAATCCGGGTATCCGTTACGATAACCCAATGGTTGAAAAAGCTTTGGATAAAGGGATTCCTGTAATCACAGAAGTTGAGTTAGCTTACCTAGTGTCAGAAGCACCGATTATCGGTATCACTGGCTCTAATGGCAAAACCACAACAACGACGATGATTGCTGATGTGCTTAATGCTGGTGGCAAACACGCCCTTCTCTCTGGTAATATCGGCTTTCCAGCCAGCGAAGTGGTTAAGACTGCTACAAAAGATGATACACTAGTGATGGAGTTGTCAAGCTTCCAGCTGATGGGCGTTCGTGCCTTTCATCCTCGTATGGCAGTGATTACCAATCTCATGCCAACCCACATTGACTATCATGGTAGTTTTGAGAATTACGTCGCTGCTAAGTGGCACATTCAAGACCAGATGACAGCAGATGACTACTTGATTTTAAATGCTAATCAAGACCTAGCTAAGACTTTGGCTCAAAAAACACAAGCTACTGTTGTTTTCTTTTCAACGAAGGAAAAGGTTGACGGAGCTTATCTTGAGCATGGTTTTCTTTGCTTCAAGGGAGAGAAAGTCATGGAAGCTAGTCATCTAGGCATTCCAGGTAGCCACAATATTGAGAATGCCCTAGCGACTATCGCCGTTGCTAAGTTATCAGGCATTGAAAATAACGTTATTGTGGATACGCTTAGCGCTTTTGGAGGTGTCAAACACCGTCTGCAAAAGCTGGGTAGTATTAATGGTGTTCTCTTTTACAACGACAGTAAGTCCACCAATATCCTTGCCACTCAAAAAGCTCTATCAGGTTTTGATAACAGCAAGGTCATCTTGATTGCCGGTGGTCTTGACCGTGGTAATGAATTTGACGATTTGGTGGGGGACATTAAAGGGCTTAAACACATGGTTATCCTAGGTGAGTCTGCGCCACGTGTCAAAAGAGCTGCAGATAAGGCAAGTGTTGCTTATTGCGACGCTAGTGACGTCAAAGATGCAGCCATCCGTGCCTTTGAATTGGCTAGTGAAGGTGATGTTGTCCTTCTCAGTCCAGCTAATGCTAGCTGGGATATGTATCCAAACTTTGAGGTGCGTGGGGATGAGTTCATCGCAGCTTTTGAAGGATTAAAGGGAGCGCAGCATGACTAA
- a CDS encoding YggS family pyridoxal phosphate-dependent enzyme, whose amino-acid sequence MMTLKKNKEAVFEHVRQATKAAHRPEDSVHIIAVTKYVDAQVAKELCETGIEHIAENRVDKFLDKYQALKKENLTWHLIGTLQRRKVKDVINYVDYFHALDSVKLAAEIQKRAEHPIKCFLQVNISEEETKHGFKANEVEAALSEIAAFDKIELVGLMTMAPLAATKEEIADIFNQTQELNHHLHNLHLPHMPFTELSMGMSGDYDIAIQNGATFVRIGSAFFEE is encoded by the coding sequence ATGATGACTCTAAAAAAGAACAAAGAAGCTGTATTTGAGCATGTTAGACAAGCTACAAAAGCAGCACATCGACCTGAAGATAGTGTTCATATTATTGCTGTGACCAAGTATGTGGATGCTCAAGTTGCTAAGGAACTTTGTGAGACAGGGATTGAGCATATCGCTGAAAACCGTGTTGATAAATTCTTGGATAAGTACCAAGCTCTCAAAAAGGAAAATCTGACTTGGCATCTGATTGGAACGCTTCAACGCCGTAAGGTGAAGGATGTTATCAACTATGTCGATTATTTTCATGCATTAGATTCTGTAAAATTAGCTGCTGAAATTCAAAAGCGTGCAGAGCATCCTATAAAGTGCTTTTTACAAGTGAATATCTCAGAAGAAGAAACGAAGCATGGCTTCAAGGCAAATGAAGTTGAGGCTGCTCTTTCTGAGATAGCTGCTTTTGATAAGATTGAGCTTGTGGGTCTGATGACGATGGCGCCGCTAGCTGCTACAAAAGAGGAGATAGCAGACATCTTTAATCAAACACAAGAGCTTAATCACCATTTACATAACTTGCACTTGCCACATATGCCCTTTACAGAGTTAAGTATGGGCATGAGTGGTGACTATGATATAGCCATTCAAAATGGTGCAACTTTTGTAAGAATAGGTTCAGCATTTTTTGAAGAATAG
- a CDS encoding IS630 transposase-related protein: protein MKSYGIDFRKRVINYVEAGHSKKETCQLFGISTNTLYLWEKQLKELGHLERQKRKPSPRKLPLDKLEAYAKEHPDAFLREIAEHFDCSIPSVWAALKKLNITLKKDHNL from the coding sequence ATGAAAAGTTACGGAATAGATTTTAGAAAACGAGTTATTAATTATGTAGAGGCTGGTCATTCCAAAAAAGAAACGTGTCAGTTATTTGGAATTAGCACTAATACACTGTATCTGTGGGAGAAACAACTCAAAGAACTAGGTCATTTGGAGCGCCAAAAAAGAAAACCAAGCCCTCGCAAATTGCCATTGGATAAGTTAGAAGCCTATGCCAAGGAACATCCAGATGCTTTCTTAAGGGAAATTGCAGAGCATTTTGACTGTAGTATTCCCTCAGTTTGGGCTGCCTTAAAAAAACTGAACATCACTTTAAAAAAAGACCACAACCTATAA
- a CDS encoding IS30 family transposase, whose protein sequence is MSTNHSTKKSLYSHLSASERREISAYLKMGKTPSEIARLLGRHRSTISREIKRGSVSQVQDKNGKRIYSTVYFPDSGQRVYEINRRKSAYHKLSYCSQTFFKELEKALKTKPRCHSVDSFVQTYREKHPLEVIPSTKTVYRYIKDGLLRVKPIDLPKMVCIRKRSKVTPKATTKILGKSIEERPECINDRSEFGHWEIDLVLGKKTKGEAVILTLVERQTRFAIAVKLANKQAETINRAVKSLLSQYPIRSITSDNGSEFSSLSDLKGVEVYFAHPYASHERGTNENFNGLLREFLPKGVSLNSLTTEELNHYVSAINDRPRRLHKYKTANILFGLAQTA, encoded by the coding sequence ATGTCCACTAATCATTCTACCAAAAAATCGTTATACTCACACCTTTCAGCCTCTGAACGCAGAGAAATCAGCGCCTATCTCAAGATGGGCAAGACCCCCTCTGAGATTGCTCGTCTGCTTGGGCGTCATCGCTCAACCATCAGTCGAGAAATCAAACGAGGAAGTGTTTCTCAGGTTCAAGATAAGAACGGGAAACGAATCTACTCAACGGTTTACTTTCCAGATAGTGGTCAACGTGTTTATGAAATCAATCGTCGAAAAAGTGCCTATCATAAACTATCATACTGCTCCCAGACATTCTTCAAGGAACTTGAGAAAGCCCTGAAAACGAAACCTCGCTGTCACAGTGTCGATAGCTTTGTTCAAACTTACCGAGAAAAACATCCACTGGAAGTTATCCCTTCCACCAAGACAGTGTATCGTTACATCAAAGACGGACTGTTGAGGGTTAAACCGATTGATTTACCTAAGATGGTGTGCATCCGAAAACGGTCTAAAGTAACGCCTAAGGCCACGACGAAAATCTTAGGAAAATCCATTGAAGAACGTCCAGAGTGTATCAATGACCGTTCTGAATTTGGGCATTGGGAGATTGATTTGGTTCTTGGCAAGAAAACCAAAGGTGAAGCTGTTATTTTGACCCTAGTAGAGCGTCAAACACGATTTGCCATCGCTGTAAAATTGGCTAATAAACAAGCAGAAACCATCAATAGGGCTGTTAAGAGCTTACTGTCGCAGTACCCTATTCGCTCCATCACATCGGACAATGGCTCAGAGTTCAGTAGCTTGTCAGACTTAAAAGGTGTGGAAGTCTATTTTGCCCATCCTTATGCTTCTCATGAAAGAGGAACAAATGAAAATTTCAATGGTCTCTTGAGAGAGTTTCTCCCAAAAGGTGTCTCTCTTAACTCACTAACGACAGAAGAACTCAATCACTACGTCTCTGCTATCAATGACAGACCTAGACGACTTCACAAGTATAAAACCGCAAATATTTTGTTTGGGCTAGCCCAAACAGCTTAA
- a CDS encoding transposase produces MRRYLDVLACFPNTPIVYIDETGIDTYLYRHKARAPRGEKVYDKVSGRRFERISVVAGQIGSKIIAPLLYHGTMTAELFIKWYQEQLLPSLIEPHVIIMDNAAFHPKKQLDELAVAKGHYFLPLPPYSPELNPIEQFWATLKRKVTELLRTGRSVQSALEYYFKTK; encoded by the coding sequence GTGAGACGCTATCTTGATGTTTTAGCCTGCTTTCCAAACACCCCTATTGTTTATATTGATGAGACTGGCATTGATACTTATCTTTATCGTCACAAAGCTAGAGCACCTCGAGGGGAGAAAGTATACGACAAGGTAAGTGGACGCAGATTCGAAAGAATTTCGGTAGTAGCTGGTCAAATTGGTTCTAAAATTATAGCCCCCTTGCTTTATCATGGAACGATGACAGCGGAATTATTTATCAAGTGGTATCAGGAGCAGCTATTGCCATCCTTGATAGAACCCCATGTCATCATTATGGATAATGCAGCTTTTCACCCCAAGAAACAACTAGATGAGCTTGCAGTGGCTAAGGGACACTATTTTCTTCCGCTTCCACCTTATTCCCCTGAACTCAATCCCATCGAACAGTTTTGGGCTACTCTAAAAAGAAAGGTGACTGAATTGTTAAGAACAGGTCGTTCTGTTCAGTCTGCTTTGGAATACTATTTTAAAACTAAATAA
- a CDS encoding DUF3165 family protein → MIFYLIVLILILLYYFFMAPKTIKNTLNPLVMVGIVVCLMIALVFGVVTFFDMSGEFYVSLAMTLLGFWAVRDMLKMPTKKQKQSKDLIE, encoded by the coding sequence ATGATATTTTACCTGATCGTCTTGATTTTGATTTTGCTGTATTACTTTTTTATGGCTCCAAAGACAATCAAAAATACGCTCAATCCACTTGTGATGGTCGGTATTGTCGTGTGTTTGATGATTGCGCTTGTTTTTGGAGTTGTGACATTCTTTGACATGTCGGGTGAATTTTACGTTAGTCTTGCCATGACCTTGCTCGGTTTTTGGGCGGTACGAGATATGCTCAAGATGCCAACGAAAAAGCAAAAACAATCAAAAGACCTTATAGAGTGA